The Nitrosococcus watsonii C-113 genome includes the window ATCCCATAGTCCCCAAACGTCGTCGCTTAAGAGAAAATCAAAACCACCACCCACGTACCAGCCATTATCATCGTTGTTGGCGCTAGTTCCTAGATCGGTGAGCACCTGCCCGGTGCGGGGGTCATTCAGTTCGGTATAACCGCCTCGGAAGAAAAGCATGTGACCTTCATCTTGCGAGGTCTTTATTCTTTCTACCTTTGTCACCCGTTCTTCAAGCTGCTCTACCTGCTGCTCAGGATCTCTGGCTTCTGCTTGAGTACGCATTAATTCTCCACGTAGCCTCTGTAGCTCTTCTTCCATCTGTTGGACCCGTTTTTCTAGTGCAGAAGTAGATTGCTCTGCAGAAGTTATTGGTGGAAAAAATAATGTAATGCTCATCAGGAATGGAATGATTACTACTGCCCTCGTCTTAGGGGTTCTCCCATTATGGGATTGCTTCATGCCTTTCTTCCTCTTAAATATTTTTATTTTGGCGTAAAACTCGCTCTTAGATGCTGAGTTAAAAGCTCTCGTTAAGATCTAGGACAGCTTTTAAGGCAAAGCAATAGGGCATGAAAAAAAAAGCATGTTTTTCATTCAACTTAAAAATGGTTCGATCTTTAAATTATCTCTAGGGAGCTTCTAAAAAGCCGAGCACCGACCCAGCGAACTTATTGCTTACCAGCTACCCTGATGATTTTCACAGCGACGTGCCCTTTCTTTTCTATTTCTCACTGATCAAGCAGCCAACCACGCCAGACGGCGCATGTTGTAAACTAAGTTCATCATTCTGATCTTAACCTCGGCCCTGGATTGGCCAATAGTCCGTATCAAACGATCCGACTGCTGGACACACACATGCTCTACCCGTGCCCGCACCTTCGATCTCTTTCGATTGGCAGCTTTTTCCCGCTCATTAAGCGGTCGTTTTCGGGTTCCCTTCCGGTGTATATGACTTCGATAGTTCGCCGTTGGTAGCTCCTTTTCCCTTGCTGGGTCGCGATAGGCCGCATCTGCTCCGACATCTCCGCTGCTATTGTTCTCATCCAACAGCTCCTCTGCTTCTTGGTCCAGCGGGCATCAACATCTTTCTGCGCCGCCTTGGCATCACGCCAGCTTTCGGCAGTTTCTCCCTCCTTGATCTGGGCATTCTCATCCCCGCTGTTGCGCCGCTCGGGTGCCGGAACAATGGCTCCATCTACGAGCTCTCCCTTGTGGGCAGTGAAACCGGCTGCATCAATCTGGCGTAGCACCTCGGTGAAAAGTTTATCGACAAGTTCGAGCTTCTTTAGCCTCTCCCCCCGAAATACCCCCATCGTCTTGGCATCTAGCACCTTCCCCTCAGAACTCAAACCAAGAAAACGACAGAAACTGTAGCGATCCCGGAGCTGGAATTCAGTCTGATCATCCGAGAGATGTAGAAATGCTGCAGCACAAGAACTTTCAACCTCAGCACTGCATCAAAAGGAGGATGCCCTCCTTGACGTGGATCACCATTCCGATAGATCGATCCGAGTATTTTTCGGAATACCTCCCACTGTACCGTTCGCTCCAATGTTGGCAGCGGGCCTCTGAGGCGCTCAAGTAGATCGAGCCGGACTCCATTAAATAGTGATCAAATTTTCTCTCAAGTCGATTTTGTTGCACGATAAAACAAAGGCACGAAGAGCATGCCGGCAGTAAAACCACTTAAATGGACTTCCCATGCCACGGCTGTTTGCTCGGTGTCGGCGGATATTCCGTATAGGAGTTGCAGTCCATACCAGAATATAAGTACCCATTCTGCTGGTACTTGACCAAGAGTAGGATAAATCCCCCGTAGATAAATAGCGACGATTCTGGAATGGGGAAATAATCGGAGATAAGCGCCTAATACGCCTGAAATAGCGCCACTTGCACCAATGATAGGATTTTGGGAAGCAGGATTTAGAAGAATATATGGCATTATTGCTATAATTCCACATAGAAAATAAAAAATAATAAAGCGAACATGTCCAGTAGCATCTTCAATTGTCTTTCCGAAGATCCAGAGAAATAGTAGGTTGCTGGCTAAATGCCATGTACCAGCATGAAGAAACATGGAAGTAATAAGAGTAAGTTGGATAGGTATTGGGCTATCAGCCGGTGTTATCTTATTTAGAAAAAATACGGGAGTAACCGCAAAGTGATAGACAGCTTGTGCAAATTCCCTTGAACTTAATGAACATTCCCATAGAAAGACTATGATGCAGATTCCTATCAAGCCAATGGTTGTTACTGGTAAAGTCGAAGTTGGGCTGGGGTTTCTTATTGGAAACATATAATTCCAGGTTTATTTTAGAGAGAATAGCTCATTGTAGCTTAGCTTAGTATGAAATTATTGGCCCTCGATACCTCGACAGAAGCTTGCTCTGCAGCTCTGCTGATGGCTGATCAAATCTGCGAGCGTTTTGTGGTTGCCCCTCGAGGTCATTCAGATCTTATTTTAGATATGTTAGAGGCATTATTGGCAGAGGCAGGAGTTTCTCTGGGTGCCATTGATGCTCTAGCTTTTGGACAGGGGCCTGGTTCTTTTACTGGTGTCCGTATTGGCGCTAGCGTAGCGCAGGGGATTGCTTTTGCCCGTGATTTGCCTGTAGTACCAGTTTCTTCTCTGGCCGCTCTCGCCCAATTCTGTAAAGAAAAAAAGATACTGGCTGCGATCGACGCCCGGATGGGCGAAATCTACTGGGGCGTCTATGAGCGAGAGGCAGAGGGTTTGGTTCGGCTGATGGATAGTGAGCAAGTTTGTATTCCTGAAGCTGTTCCCTTGGTGGCGGGGAAGGGGTGGTTTGGTGCGGGCACCGGCTGGGGGGTTTATAAAGATAAGCTGTGTGCGCGTCTTGGTAGAAGAGTGGATGGCTGGGAAGTAGAGCATTACCCTCGTGCTAGCGCAACGGCTCGACTTGCTGCCGCTGCTTTTGTTCGAGGCGAGAGCGTAATGGCGGAACAAGCACTGCCGGTCTACCTTCGAGATAATGTAGTAAAAAAACCTTCAAGAGCAAAAATAAACAATAAATCACCCTAGCCGAAGTAAGAGGCATATAGATAGTTTAATGCACGCAACCCTACCTTTATTGCAAGTTACGGATTTTCCTGCCTTGAAGCGTAAAAATCTGGAAGCGGTGCAGGTTAACCTTGGTTATCGCTGCAATCAACAGTGTGTTCATTGCCACGTCGGTGCAAGCCCGCATCGTAAGGAGGTTATGACTCAGGAGACTATTGAACAGGTAGTCGCTTTTTTGCAAGCGTCTAATGTGACTGCTCTTGACCTTACGGGGGGAGCGCCAGAGCTTAACCCCTACTTTCGGGATCTTGTTACTAGGGCGCGAGATTTAGGCATTCGCGTGGTTGACCGCTGTAATTTGACTATCCTTGAGGAACCGGGACAAGGAAACTTAGCTAAATTCCTAGCGGACCAGAAAGTGGAAATAGTGGCTTCATTGCCTTGCTATTTAGAAGAGAATGTTAACCGACAGCGGGGACGGGGAGTGTTTGAGGCAAGTATCCGCGCTTTGCAAGCACTTAATTGTTTGGGCTATGGCGATGAGAATTCAGCTTTGGTGCTCAATTTAGTTTATAACCCACAGGGAGCTACGTTACCCCCTCCTCAAGGAAAATTAGAAGCGGAATATAAACGCCAGCTTCGAGAGCGTTATGGAATTGCTTTTAATAATTTATTTAGCCTAACTAATATGCCGATTCAGCGTTTTGGCAGTATGCTTGTTTCCAAGGGGATATTTGGAAAATATATGGCCCTGCTGCGGGAGGCCCACCAAGCGGAAAACCTGGCTTCGGTGATGTGCCGAAAACTTATTAGTGTTGATTGGCAAGGATATGTTTATGATTGCGACTTTAACCAAATGCTTGGCCTATCACTGGTCTATGCTGGTAAATCCAGACTTCATCTTTCCCAGCTCATGGAGGTAGACTTGGCAGGCAATCCCATCGCCATCGCAGATCATTGTTATGGTTGCAGCGCCGGGCAGGGTAGTAGCTGCAGTGGAGCTTTAGGCTAATGCGGTTACTGAATTGTAGCGCTATTTGGTTTAGCCTACAGAGATAGGTAGATGAGTTGCGCTGTCTTTTTTTACCCGTTTCCTTTTTAAAATAGTTAAGGGGTGTATCGATGTCACAGCAAGCTAGTGTCTTAGAACGATATTCAGAAGGTGCCCAGGCGCGCCAGGTTGGGTTATGCTGCGCGGTGGAGTACGATTCACGGTCGCTGCGGATACTGCCCCAGGAGATCATTGATAAAGACTATGGTTGTGGTGATCCTTCCCTCTATGTTCGGGAAGGGGATGTGGTGCTCGATCTCGGCAGTGGTGGTGGTAAAGTCTGCTATATCGCAGCCCAACTCGTGGGCAACAAAGGGCGGGTGATAGGCGTGGATATGAATGACGATATGCTGGCCCTGGCCCGAAAATATCAAGCCGAGATGGCGAAGCGGTTAGGTAGTGATCGGGTCGGGTTTAAAAAGGGATTGCTCCAAGATTTGGCCTTGGACTTAAGTGCCGTAGATGCCTATTTATCCGCGAATCCGGTAAGTGGCAGTCAGGATCTAGCTCGCTTGGAGGCTTTTAAAGCCCGGCAACGCAAGGAAAGTCCGCTGATTCCCAATGCTTCGGTGGATCTGGTAATTTCCAATTGCGTATTGAATTTAGTGGATGAAGGGGCAAAGGCGCAAATGGTTGCGGAAATTTTCCGGGTATTGCGCCCAGGTGGGCGGGTAGCTATTTCCGACATTATTAGCGATGAGGAGGTTCCCCAGCATTTACGTAATGATCCGAAACTGTGGTCTGGTTGTATTTCCGGGGCTTTTCAAGAGAAAGCATTCCTTGATGCTTTCGTGGCGGCCGGTTTCATGGCGGTAAGTTACGATAAATGGGAATCTCAGCCTTGGCAGGTAGTAGAAGGCATCGAATTTCGCTCCGTGACTCTTACTGCCGTTAAGCTTGAAGGCGTCGAGTGCATGGATAGAGGCCAAGCAGTGATTTATAAAGGTCCCTATACTCAAGTCTATGATGAAGAAGGTCATGTTTTCCCACGGGGAGAACGTATTGCCGTCTGTGAGCGCACCTTTTATTTTTTGACGATGGGTCCTTATAAAGATGATTTTATTGGTATTTCTCCAGTCGCGCTCCAAGAACCGACGCCCTGGTGCGCGCCTGCGGGGACTCTGCGGCCTGCGCGGGAAACCAAAGGGGGAGTGCATAAGGGAAGTTCCGGCGCAGGGGCAAGTTGCTGTAGCTAATAGCTATTAGCCCTCTCTAGCGGGTACCAGCGAGGTCTAATAGCTGTTTGAGTTCGTAAAGTTTCGTTAAAGCTTGCCGGGGAGTGAGTTCATCTGGATCTAACTCCCGTAGTATTTGAACGGCGGGATGCTCTGCGGAGAGCGCAAGCAAGTCTAGTTGAGCGCCGTCTCCATGGGTGGATTTTTGCTCAGCATTACTTTCCAATTTCATAAGCCGCTGCCGCGCTTGGGCAATGACTTCCTGGGGAACACCCGCCAGCGCGGCTACCTGAAGACCATAGCTTTGGCTGGCGGGTCCCTCTTTCACTGCATGGAGAAAAACGATACGTTCCTTGTGCTCGGTTGCCGTAAGGTGAAGGTTAGCCACGCCGTCAAGATGCTCGGGAAGAGCGGTGAGTTCAAAGTAATGGGTTGCAAATAGCGTTAGGGAACGCGCGTTGTTTACCAAGTAGGAGGCCACCGCCCAGGCGAGAGAGAGGCCATCGAAAGTGCTGGTGCCCCGGCCAACCTCATCCAGCAGGACCAAACTGTACTGGGTGGCATTATGCAAAATGTTGGCGGTCTCGGTCATTTCCACCATAAAGGTGGAGCGTCCCCCGGCAAGATCATCGGCTGCGCCAATACGGGTAAAAATCCGGTCAATAGGGCCGATGACAGCCCGGCGGGCGGGTACAAAGCTGCCAATATGGGCGAGCAGGACAATTAAGGCCGTCTGGCGCATATAGGTAGATTTTCCTCCCATATTAGGACCGGTAATGATCAGCATCCGCCGTGTTTCCTGGAGAGTCAGATCATTAGGCACAAAAGGATTCTCTAAGGTTTGTTCCACCACGGGATGGCGGCCCTCTTCGATCAATATCCCTGGTTGATCGCTCAATAGGGGGACCACATACTCTAGGGTTTTAGCCCGCTCGGCTAGGTTATGGAGAACATCTAACTCCGCCAAGGCATTGGCGCAGGCGCGCAAAGCGGGAAGCGGTTCCATAAATTGTTCCAACAGCCCCTCGTAAAGGGCTTTTTCCCGCGCCAACGCCCGTTCCCGGGCGCTTAATACCTGGTCTTCAAAGCCTTTTAATTCCGGGGTAATGTAGCGTTCCGCTCCTTTTAAGGTCTGGCGGCGGATATAGTCAGGAGGCGCTTGATGAGCCTGAGCACGCGTGATCTCAAGATAGTAGCCATGAACTTTGTTGTAGCCTATCTTAAGAGTCGGGATTTTTGTGCGTTCCCGTTCCCGCTGCTCCAATTCTACTAAAAATTGCCCAGCATTGCCGCTTAAATGCCGCAATTCATCCAGTTCGGAGTCAAAACCGAGAGCGATGACCCCGCCATCTCGAATGAGCACCGGCGGGTTTTCGCAAATAGCCCGTTGTAGCAGCTCATGGAGCTTGGGAAAGGGACCCAAATCTTCTTGTAGCGACTGAAGTAAGATACTGTCTCTGTTTAACTGCAACAAGCTCTCTCGGATTTTAGGCAATAGCCCCAAGGCTTGCCGGAGCTGGACGAGATCTCGCGGGCGGGCGGAACGCAGGGCTACGCGGGAGAGAATGCGTTCAATATCGCCTATTCCTCGAAGTAATTTTTGTAAAATATCGGTCAGTCCTCCTTCTAGGAGGGCAGCCAGCGCCTGTTGGCGTTGTTTGAGCAGGGTTTGATCTCGCAGAGGACGGTGGAGATAGCGCCGTAGCAGGCGGCTACCCATGGCGGTTGCCGTTCGGTCCAGCACCGCGATTAAGGTATTATGGTTTGAATGGCCGCTCAGGCTTTCTTCTAATTCCAGGTTGCGCCGGGTGCTGGGGTCCAGAATAATGCTGGTTTCTTGGCGCTCTACTTGGAGCGCGTGAATGTGGGGAAGGTGGGCGCGCTGGGTATCCTGAACATAATGCAGTAAGCATCCGGCGGCGGCAATTGCGGTTTTCATTTCCTCGCAGCCAAAACCGGCCAGGTTCTGAGTCCCAAATTGCTGGCATAGCTGGCGCTGGGCACTTTCCCTATCAAAATGCCAGGGAGGCAAAGGCCGCACCACCGCGTCAGTTTTGGAATCGACCAGGGTAAGCGCCAGGTCTTCGCTCACCAAAAGTTCCGCTGGCCGAATGCGGGCCAGTTCGCTGATAGTCGCCGATTCACTAGCTACTTCTAAAATATTAAAGCGCCCACTGCAAAGATCAAGCACGGCAAAGCCAAAAACATCCCCCTCTCTTTGGAGCGCGGCCAGCAGATTATCCCGGCGGGCTTCCAAGAGAGCTTCTTCAGTCACCGTTCCTGGAGTGATGATTCGCGCCACTTGACGCTCCACGGGACCCTTGCTTGTTGCCGGATCGCCTACCTGCTCGCAGATGGCTACCGACTCCCCTTGGCGAACCAGTCTTGCCAAATAGGAATCCAATGCATGATAGGGAATCCCAGCCATGGGGATGGGCTCGCCGGCTGACTGCCCGCGGCTAGTCAGCGTAATATCCAGCAATTCCGCAGCGCGTTGAGCATCGTCATAGAATAATTCATAAAAGTCCCCCATGCGGTACAGCAGCAAGGTAGCGGGATATTCTGCCTTAATCCGCAGATACTGTTGCATCATGGGTGTATGGGGTTTCTGAGGGTCATTTGCTGGCATATATAGAAGCTTTTATGGTCAGCGATATACTAAATAATATATGGACTAGAAATTTCGTTACCTGGGCAAGCGCAGACTAAAACCCTCGGTTAGAGGATAGCGTTTTTATGGTTGGGTCAATTATAGCAGGCGTGAATAATCGCAAAGGAGAGTGGCGGCGCTGGGTGGCAAAACTGGGAGGGAACGGTGATAATGACAGCCGGAAGTTGCGTGAGCTATAAATAGTATAAGTATTGACCGCACGACGTAGCTAGCATAGGGGCCATAGCCTTTGTCAGCGTTCACTTGGGCCGGCCTGGTCCGGGTCTAAACAGAAGTTGCGCAAGCTCAATGGCCAAACTAAAGAGCCCTTAAACTCACCGGCGGCAATGCAGCGTAGCGTAATGGTTGCCGGTAAAGCACCTTGTTAGGCTGTTTCTTGATGCACAAGCCTCAGCCGCTGGTTCTTTGCTTTGTAAGTTTCTATGCGGCCACGCCTTTCAAGGAGGCTGGCACTCTGTAGTGTACGTCGTTTAAATGCCTTCCAAGGTTTTCCCCGTGTTCGCACGCCCACCTCTTTGAGCACGCGGGCAGTAAGTGAGTCCAGCGTACATGATTGATTCGGACACTCCCACAAAGCTTGCAGAATCGCATTCTCTATTTCCGATGGGGTTATCTCCTCCGCTCGGCGGCCTGATGAATGGATACTTTTCTCCAGATTATTTAACGAATAGCGTGCATGGTCAGCTTTGGAAGCCTCGCTATGGGGTTCGTCGCAATCCTCTTTCTCCATATCGATTTCGGGATCTAAATCCTTATGCTGTCGGCTAGGGAAAATCTCTCGCTCCTCTAACATACGCCAGAGTCCTGCCAGCGCGTCATCTTTATTAGCGTAGAAGGCTGATTCCCTAACGCGAAAAAACTCCCAGCCGCATCGTTCCAATTGCCGCTGGCGTTGCATATCGGCTTCATAACGATCAGCGCCATGCCAATGATCTCCGTCGCACTCGACCGCCAAGCGCGCTTGTCCACCTTCAACCACCAGGTCAATCCGTCTGCCTGCAACTTCATGTTGGGGAAGAATGCGGAATTCCTTCCGCAGCAGTTCCAAGGCAACCTCAACCTCGAACCAACTGTCAAAGGGCACGGGAGGACTCACGATGCGCCGATTATCTTGGGCCGCCCGCCGCTCCAGTTCATCTCGCTCGATGCCGGCAATTTGTTGTGGCTGCGTGTTTGCAAAGAATTCAAGCAACCGCCGCCGATAGCAAGAGGCTCTGAGATCGTTAACGGTGACAGAGTAAAAAAGAATCATCTTGTCGCGGGCACGGCTGGCCGCGACATTGAAGCGCCTTTTATCTGCTGGTTTAGTAAGAGGGCCGATGCGCTTGTTGGCGGCAGCAACAAGGGATAAGAACATAATGTCGCGCTCGTCTCCCTGGAAATTGTAAGAGTTGCCACAGATTAAGCGACGCCGTTCCATCTCCTCGGCGCCCAACCGCTCGAGGAGGAGACCCTCAATCAATGTTGCCTGTGCTTCTCCTTGAAGCACGACTACCCCCATTGACTTGCTGTCATATCGGCTGTCCTCGCATAACTCAGCGATTCTAGTAACAATGGCGTCGGCTTCTGGGCGGTTAATCGTACGATTGTTAGAACCTTCACGATACCCTCCAGGCACGAACACGTGCTCAAGAGGCGGTAAGCGGTCTGGCTTATATTGCCGCAAGGGAATAAGAGGCGTATCCGAATAGCAAAGATCGTTGCTGAATCGAATGATCTCTGGCATGCAGCGGAAATGCTCGCGCAACGTAATCCGCTGTGTCCCATAGCGCAATTTTCCATGATCGAACAAGCTACTTTCAACATCGAATGACGATTTGAAGCGGAAATCGTAAAGGAACTCCTCCATCAGGCAATGTATTGTATCGCGAGACAAGCCTATGGTCTCCGGGCTGATCTGCTTATCGTCGCCAACGATCACTACTTTCTTTCCCAAATAAAGTAATGGCAGCGCCTCGAAACCGCATTGTGACGCTTCATCAACAATAATTACATCGAACATGCCTGGCGTAGGTGACACCATGTCCCAGATCCGATGAAGTGGCATCACCCAGGCTGGAACTGCTTCGCGGCATTCATGCAAATGCCCCTGGGCCTCGCGGCGATGATGCGGCGCATGCTTTCCGGTTCCTTTACCAAGCCGTCCCATAGATTGTTGCCAAGCCCCCATGTGGCGCCGGTGGCTTTCCGTAAGCCGCGAGAAACAGAAGGACCAGGCATGAAGCGAGGCAAGCTCTGCAATAATGTCATTAATGGTATCTTCGATCTGTTTAACGCGTTTGCCGAGCGCCGGAACGTCTGCCTGCCTGATATAATCCTCGATCCAACACCGTGCTTGCGCCCAATGCCAGGCGTCGCCAATATGCCGGCTTCGTTCCTCCCAGTAGGGCTCGTTGCAGGTACGTTCCAGGCAATCGGCAAGCTGCGGAAGCAGCCACCGGAGTCTGGAGAGATTTTCATCCTGTTTTAGCAGATATTGACGCTGTTTCTCCAAGTCCTGGATTTTGCTTACACACTGCGCAAATTCATCGCGCTCGCGACCTTGAATTGCACCTAACACATTCATGGTGACTGGATGCGCATTGTCCGTAGCGGCAATCTGAGAAACTGGGGTTTCAATGCCTTGGAGTTCCGCGGCGGCAAGCCTCTTGCGGATACGGGCCAATGCGAGGCGACACAAGGCGATGATCCTTTCAATTTGGGATTCGTCGTTCCACAGGGGTTCCTCCAGTGCCGGGCACGCCTGTACCGCGTTACGGCACTTGTCAATAATGCTTTGCAGCGACAAGGCTTTTTCTAGCGCGCCACGCAGTGACTTAAGCGTGGTCAGTTGCAGCACATAGAGTCCTTGAATTTTGTCGCTCTGGCCTGTCCAGCACTGCCATGCCTTCTCGCACTCAATGTCTACGTGTAGCACGTCGGCAAGAAGCGAGAAATGCTCAATCGTAGAACAAGGACGTCCACCCACCTGTACCGACTTGATTACATAAAGCCGCTCTTTCACCTGTTTGGGCCGAATCGGCCCCCAGCCTAATTTTCCACCACTTTCCAAGTGCTCTTTCAGCCTGCGGGCATCCTCATGCAGCACTCTGATATCATCAATAGGTTCAAGAAATTCGATGCTAGTATTATCAGCGCTGGCAACGAGTCCTTCGACTGCCGAAATAATGTGGTCCGTAACCCGAAAAAGCTCGCGCCACAGAGAAGAATGGCCGCTCAAGATATCGCGCAGCGCCTCTTTCATCCACGAATGGCTCGTCGCCATCAATCTTCGTCGAACGTCCTGAAAACTAGCGAACGCATCCCGAATATTTTCGATGGTGGCGGAGCTATGGTTTGCTAGCAGATCGGCCACGTGGTCATCAGCCTTATCCGCTAAGAGACGCTCTTCCTTGCTGGCTTTCGCCTCGTTCCCCACGAGCTGGGCAAAGCGTTCCGAGGACAGCGCGGCGTCAGGCCAGACAAAATTCAATTCTTCGCGTTTTTCCGGCGTGAAGTGGCGCAAGGCTGTCAGAATCTCGCGTAGATCGATTCAGATATCTGCAATGTCTTATCCAGAGGTACAGAATCCGTAAACCAACCGAAGGTGCTTCGATCCTTGTTGACGGCTTCAGCTATCCTGGCCGCCGTTCCGCGATAGGTTCCCTCCGCGACGGATTGTGGATGCGTTTCAGCTTCCCGGATAGCGTGGAGGCGGCGATTGATCTCCGCCTTCTCCTGGCGGAGTTCCTGGAGACGCGTTTCAAGCTCCCCGCGTTGCCGCCCAGCATCCTCCTTTTTCTATTCCTCACTCTTTCGGAGAATGCCGCTAACGCTGGCTTCGAGAGAGCGTCTTTCCTCAGAGCCATCGCCAAGCAAATTAATGCAGAGCGGGCGCAACTCATCGGGAACTAGCTCCCCAAGAACCTGAAGCGCGCGTGGAGTTTTGGCGGTGATCAGCGTACGTTGCCCGGTGGCCAGCAGATGGCATATCAAATTGGCGATGGTATGGGATTTCCCGGTTCCCGGCGGCCCTTGCACGAGAACGCCATTTGCCGATCGGAGCTTGTCAATGATGCGACGCTGCTCATCGTTTGATGGTTTTGGGAAGTAGACTTCTCCATCGAACGTTGCGCAAAGCTCTTCCGGCCCATCGCCTGGTCTCCATTCGTTCCGGGCGCCAATTTCGGCCAGATCTGCGAACTCGCCAGGAACATTTTTATCGTTTTCGATCTGCTTTTTAATGCGTCCTAAAGTCTCGGTCAGCCCCTTGGTGGAACGTTTTCGTAAAATCAAGGCAGGCGTATATTCCACGACGGGCTTTGCCGAAGCGCGGATGTTTTTCATCTCCAGCGAGCCATCATAAGTGCCCTGGGAGTTAATGGAATGCACCAAGGCTTGAAGGACGCTGTCGATGCGCTCTTTTGTCCATGGATCGTCTTCGGCTCCGCTCAATGAAGATTTTGCGGTTTCCTCGGCCCGCGCCGGTCGTTCTTCGATATCGAGCATATCGAGTTCAGGGCGCAGTTCTGGGCCTTCCGTATGAGG containing:
- a CDS encoding AAA domain-containing protein; amino-acid sequence: MNTNNLLVDNQKVIRLIHYLTHLASLRSKPIRDLTEYEKVLWISDVPHERGCFTRAWGRDEEHEPDEWLAVQNRREPELPIVPEQCKEWVNQATLRDKDHLPELRPEIIRQIQNPHWREEWDQPATVPMIERLEEHPGVQHAWNQYLENEWLPWMEEHNIWEQIHSVYSALFAIHQAQLRLGEEYELVLGLGLLTWQTPTGQRVRRHLLAANALLEFEARLGRFTVRPHTEGPELRPELDMLDIEERPARAEETAKSSLSGAEDDPWTKERIDSVLQALVHSINSQGTYDGSLEMKNIRASAKPVVEYTPALILRKRSTKGLTETLGRIKKQIENDKNVPGEFADLAEIGARNEWRPGDGPEELCATFDGEVYFPKPSNDEQRRIIDKLRSANGVLVQGPPGTGKSHTIANLICHLLATGQRTLITAKTPRALQVLGELVPDELRPLCINLLGDGSEERRSLEASVSGILRKSEE